The DNA sequence TAATCGAATATTTCGATTAATTAGCTCGGCCCAATCGTTCGTTCATTCGCAAAGAGGCTATTTACAGACTCCCGCTCTCTGACCAAGTAAGCCTGGTCGCCGTCGACCATGACCTCTGCGGGCCGTCCCCGGGTGTTGTAGTTTGAAGCCATTACAAAGCCGTAGGCACCGGCTGACAAAATAGCCAGCACATCGCCTTCTTGAACAGCAAGGGCGCGATCCTTGCCTAACCAATCGCCTGACTCACAAACAGGACCAACTACATCATAAGTGATTGCTTTACCAATTCCACTTTTGATAGGAACGATCGCATGATAGGCATCGTATAGAGCTGGTCGCATTAAATCATTCATGGCGGCGTTCACAATGCAGAAGTTTTTATCTGCACCAGTTTTAAGATATTCAACTTGCGTTAATAGCACTCCCGCATTTCCGACTAAGGAGCGACCCGGTTCCAAAATGACATCCAAGTGCCCAAAGCCACGCTCATCCACACGATTGAGTAGGGTGTTCGTAAACTCGGTGATATCGGGTGGTGCGTCCGAGCCGTAGTCGATCCCAAGGCCACCACCAAGATCGAGATGATGAATGACAATGCCATCACGTTTGAGTTGATCGATGAGATCAAGGACTTTATCAAGAGCATCGAGGTATGGCGATGTGCTAGTAATTTGGGAACCAATATGGCAATCAATGCCAACAATATCAATGTGGGGCAGTAGCGCCGCCTCTCGATACGTTTTTAGAACCTCAAAATAGGCAATCCCAAATTTATTATCTTTGAGACCCGTGGAAATATACGGATGGGTTTGCGCATCTACATCAGGGTTCACGCGCAATGAAACTGGGGCGCGAAGACCCAAACTCTTAGCAATGGAATTAATACGCTGCAGTTCAGGGATGGATTCGACGTTGATGCATTTGACGCCAACCGAGAGGGCAAATTTAATTTCATCAGCGGATTTGCCGACTCCAGCAAAAACCATACTTTTTGGATCGGCTCCAACGTGAAGGGCTCGAGCGAGTTCGCCGCCGCTCACCAGATCAAATCCAGCACCTAATTGTTTGAGCTCATCTAAAACAGCGAGATTACTATTAGCCTTGACGGCGTAATGAATTCTGGCGCGGCGACTGCCGTTTGCACGGATACAGGCAACATCATAGGCGCGGTATGCCGTACAAATTGCATGCTTACTGTAAACATATAGAGGGGTGCCATATTGATTCGCTAAGGCAGATAGCGAAACACCTTCAGCAAACCACTCTCCATGGTGTTCAGTAAAGCCAGTTAATGATGGAATGGAATGCGTCATTACTTTGGCGAGCTCGTATTAGTGGGGGTCGATAAACCTGATTCTTTAGGAGGGTACAGAGTACCTTTGGGCTCCGGTTGGGTGGGCGCTGGTGGAACGGGCGGTGGATTGGGTAAAAACAAAGGTCCTCTAACCCCACATCCAAGTAGGGACAGCAACGCAACGTAAACTGGAATCTTAACTACAATCAATATCATCTGTTTAATCACCGGAATTTGAATATAGCATGCAGAACACCCCTTCATCCCAGATTGACAAAATTGACGATAAGCAATTTCATCAACTGGCTAGCCATCTATTGCAATCGATTGAACTATCGCTGGAAAATGCCGATGAGCGTTTAGATCTCGACCTTGATATTGCTCGTCAAGGGGGCAATGTGATTAATATTGTTTTTCGGGATCGTAGTGTGGTTGTGGTGAATACCCAGCCACCTCTCCATGAAATTTGGGTGGCCTGTAAAGCCGGAGGATTTCATTACCGTTGGGCCGGAATGATGAACCAGCCACTCTGGCTGGATACAAAAACTGGTAATGAGTTGCTTGCCGATTTATCCCGTTTTGTAAGTGACCAGGCTGGGCAGACAGTTGAGATTAATTTACTTGGTTAGTCGTTAAGACCTGTTCAACAATTGCATCATCAACCGCTTCAATTTTTGCTTTGCCAATTCTCTCAAGGGTGATGTAGCGAATTTCCCCACCCTCGGATTTTTTATCGATGCGCATTAAATCAAAGAAACGGCTGTTTCCAAGTTTGGGTGCGCAATCCGGCAGACCCATTGCCATAACGAGTTTTTTGATACGACTTACTTCCTCGGTTTTTAAATAACCCAGACGAGAAGATAAATCAGCCGCCATCACCATTCCACATCCCACGGCCTCACCATGCAGCCATTCTCCATAGCCTAAGCCAGATTCAATGGCATGGCCAAAAGTATGACCAAAATTTAAGATGGCACGAATCCCAGATTCCTTCTCGTCGGCGGCCACTACTGCCGATTTAATTTCGCAAGAACGCTCGACCGCATGACTCATGGCGCCACTATCGCAATTTAATAGTTCTTGACGGTGCGCTTCAATCCAATTAAAAAATTCAGTGTCTGCAATTGCGCCGTGTTTGATGACCTCCGCCAAGCCAGCTGATAGTTCTCTTGGCGGGAGTGATTTGAGGGTATCAAGGTCAGCAATAACCGCAACCGGCTGATGAAAGGCGCCAATCATATTTTTACCAAGCGGGTGATTAATCCCAGTCTTACCGCCTACCGAAGAATCAACCTGAGCCAATAAAGTCGTGGGTACTTGAACAAATTGAATGCCGCGCATAAAGCTAGCCGCTGCAAACCCCACCATATCACCAATCACGCCACCACCGAGAGCAATTAGTACTGATTTTCGATCAGCGCCATGCGTTAATAAAGCATCAAAGATTTTCTGTAGGGTAACCCAGTCTTTATACGACTCCCCATCGGGCAGGACAATTTCATGAACTGACTTCGCGTCGCCTGAAATGGTTTGGATCAACGTCTTACTATAGAGGGGCCCTACGGTCGTGTTGGTCACCACGAATACCGATTTGCCGGTAATCCAAGGTTTAAAGAGTTCCGGCTTTTTGAGAAGTCCCGAGCCAATGTAAATAGGGTAGCTGCGCTCACCGAGCGATACATTCAGAGTTTTCATGGGGCTAATTCAAGTTGCATGAGTAAAGAGCTTACGAGTTGATTGACGCTTGGTTTACCAGTTTCAATAATAAAGTCCGCGATTTTGCGATATAGTGGATCGCGAATGGCGTATAAGTTTTCTAAGATTGCTTTTGAGTCCCCATGTTGCAACAGGGGGCGACCTTCACCACCTTTAGTACGATGCCAAAGTTCAATTGGGTTGGCATGTAGATAAATGACCGTACCACGTTCAGCTAGTACCTTGCGGTTCTCTGGGAGTAATACTGCACCACCGCCGGTGGCGAGCACAATCGATTGCTCGCGGGTTAGCTCATCAATAATTTGTGCCTCGCGTTTACGAAAACCTGCCTCACCTTCCATCTCAAAAATAGTTGGTATTTTGACCCCGCAGCGCTCTTCAAGTGCGTGGTCAGAGTCAATAAAGCGCCGCTCAAGCTTGCGGGCAATTAATTTCCCCACCGTTGATTTGCCAGCCCCCATCAGCCCAATCAGAAAGATATTGGAATTTTTAATGTCCATTTCATCATTCTATTCGGGTTTATCTAAGATAGTAGGCGTTAAAAAGACGAGAAGTTCTGTTTTATCTCGCAAAGTTGATTGATGTTTGAACAGATGCCCAATCAAGGGAATATCACCTAAAAGCGGGATTTTGATAGTGTCATCACGTTCTGTAGTTTGATAAATACCGCCTAAGATGACGGTACCGCCATTCTCAACACTGACTTCGGAGCTCAGATTCTTGGTATCGATAGCGTAACCTTGTTCGGTCTTCATGCCCACGCTATCTTTATTAATGGCAACCAATAAAGAGACTTTGCCGTCATGATGAATCTTGGGAATCACCTCGAGACGCAAGTTCGCTTTACGGAATTGAATTTTGTTACCTCCATTTGAAGAGGAGGTTTGGTACGGTAGTTCAGTACCTTGTTCAATAGTTGCTTTCACCATATCGGCGGTCATGATGCGGGGATTGGACAATATCTTGCCCTGTCCATCGCTCTCAAGAGCACTTAATTCCACATCGAGAAGACGTGTGGCATTTTTACTAAGAAGGGTCGCCGCGGCAGTCACTGGCTCAAATCCACTAAGGCCGCCAGCCCCAAGTGGTGATCCTAGTGCAAACGAACCCTGAACCCGATCGCCCCCTTCGGGGAGATTCTTTGCTTGCGAGCGCAAGCCAAGCTTGGCGCCAAGATTACGTGCAAAGCGATGGTCAGCTTCAACAATCCGCGCCTCAATCAAAATTTGCCGGGGTGTGCCATGATGCTCGCCCCCAAAGGGGAGTGCTGAGTCATCCCGACGTTGTTTTTGGAAAGCGTTGATTTCTTGATGCGGTGCAATCCAATAGACCCCCTGATTGCGTATGAACCGCAAGCCTCGGCTTGCCAAGATCGTTGATAACGCAGTTTGCCATGGAACATCGACAAGCTGAACATCAATACTTCCTTGAATACTAGGACTTAATACAAAATGCGTATTGCCAAGTTGCCCCAATACATGGAGCAAATCCACTAGTGGCATCTCTTTTGCTGAAATACTAATTGGAGTATTCAGTGCAGCATTACCACTGGCCGCGTGGTATGCAAATGTGTTTTGTGGGCCAAGTAAAAGCCAAATCCAACAGTATCGAAATATCACATGCTTCATGGCGAAATCAGCACCACTTGCTTTCCTCCGGGACCCTGTAAGGTGACCTGGGACTGGTCAAAGTGGGTTATCTGCCAGGAAGGTTTAGCAAACCCATGTTTTGCAAAGAGTCGACTTTGTTGGCCATCATGAAGCATCACGAAGGCGCCATCCTTATTCTTGCTAATACCCAAATGACGCCATTTCTTTAAATCGACCTCATCGGGATCGGGGATAACTGATCGCTTCGTTTCTTTGACAGAAATGTATCGCTTTGCTTGGATCTCCTCCAGAAACTCCATCATCTGCTCTAGATTTTCGTCAGCCTGGCTATGAAGTTCGTCAATTTGGCTTTGAATTGTCAACAACTCTTTCTTCATAGCTGTTTGGTTTGGTTCACCCTGGCCAAGTTCAGCAATTTCCCGAACCTGGATGGTCAAATAGACTAAAGTCACAAGAATCGCTATAAAACTAATTCCAGCAATGAGCATTCCTGGGTGAAGCGATGCTAGGGGCAATTCTTTGAAGGCGTTAAGGCCTGGCCAGGATTGGCTCATTTGATTGTGCCTTGGTGCCTGGTGCTTGCTTTGTAAATGATCAGCCTGGGTTTCATGCTCCAAAATAGCAGGATCGTTGCCCAGACTTTGCAAGGTTTCGTCAAAATCCTCTCGTTTGATATTGCGATAGACCATGCCCTATTGTGTTGGTGGGCGCTAGTGATTGAAATCAGCAAAACCGGATTGATTGATCGGCCATTCTTGCAAATGCTGTAGGACCATATAATTTGGGGATGGCTAATCCACCGAGCAAAAAACCGCCTTTCCAACGGGGCTCGGGCACTCGTTTTTCTGAGAAGTCAGGTGCCAGCCCACTAATTAAAGCCTTATTGATTTTGATGGTGGTGCTTGGCTTGTTATTTACCATGTTAGTCGCCTACGCATTCATTATTGCGAAGCCAAACTTACCGAACATTTCAGCGCTAGTGGATTACAACCCCAAAGAGCCATTACGGATCTATACCGCCGATAAGGTATTAATAGGTGAGTTTGGAGAGGAACGGCGAAGCGTTGTCCCTCTCAATGAAATCCCTGTCTATTTGAAGTATGCAGTGATCGCGATTGAAGATGATCGTT is a window from the Polynucleobacter sp. HIN11 genome containing:
- a CDS encoding secretin and TonB N-terminal domain-containing protein — its product is MKHVIFRYCWIWLLLGPQNTFAYHAASGNAALNTPISISAKEMPLVDLLHVLGQLGNTHFVLSPSIQGSIDVQLVDVPWQTALSTILASRGLRFIRNQGVYWIAPHQEINAFQKQRRDDSALPFGGEHHGTPRQILIEARIVEADHRFARNLGAKLGLRSQAKNLPEGGDRVQGSFALGSPLGAGGLSGFEPVTAAATLLSKNATRLLDVELSALESDGQGKILSNPRIMTADMVKATIEQGTELPYQTSSSNGGNKIQFRKANLRLEVIPKIHHDGKVSLLVAINKDSVGMKTEQGYAIDTKNLSSEVSVENGGTVILGGIYQTTERDDTIKIPLLGDIPLIGHLFKHQSTLRDKTELLVFLTPTILDKPE
- the lysA gene encoding diaminopimelate decarboxylase — translated: MTHSIPSLTGFTEHHGEWFAEGVSLSALANQYGTPLYVYSKHAICTAYRAYDVACIRANGSRRARIHYAVKANSNLAVLDELKQLGAGFDLVSGGELARALHVGADPKSMVFAGVGKSADEIKFALSVGVKCINVESIPELQRINSIAKSLGLRAPVSLRVNPDVDAQTHPYISTGLKDNKFGIAYFEVLKTYREAALLPHIDIVGIDCHIGSQITSTSPYLDALDKVLDLIDQLKRDGIVIHHLDLGGGLGIDYGSDAPPDITEFTNTLLNRVDERGFGHLDVILEPGRSLVGNAGVLLTQVEYLKTGADKNFCIVNAAMNDLMRPALYDAYHAIVPIKSGIGKAITYDVVGPVCESGDWLGKDRALAVQEGDVLAILSAGAYGFVMASNYNTRGRPAEVMVDGDQAYLVRERESVNSLFANERTIGPS
- a CDS encoding shikimate kinase, translating into MDIKNSNIFLIGLMGAGKSTVGKLIARKLERRFIDSDHALEERCGVKIPTIFEMEGEAGFRKREAQIIDELTREQSIVLATGGGAVLLPENRKVLAERGTVIYLHANPIELWHRTKGGEGRPLLQHGDSKAILENLYAIRDPLYRKIADFIIETGKPSVNQLVSSLLMQLELAP
- the cyaY gene encoding iron donor protein CyaY, with translation MQNTPSSQIDKIDDKQFHQLASHLLQSIELSLENADERLDLDLDIARQGGNVINIVFRDRSVVVVNTQPPLHEIWVACKAGGFHYRWAGMMNQPLWLDTKTGNELLADLSRFVSDQAGQTVEINLLG
- the aroB gene encoding 3-dehydroquinate synthase translates to MKTLNVSLGERSYPIYIGSGLLKKPELFKPWITGKSVFVVTNTTVGPLYSKTLIQTISGDAKSVHEIVLPDGESYKDWVTLQKIFDALLTHGADRKSVLIALGGGVIGDMVGFAAASFMRGIQFVQVPTTLLAQVDSSVGGKTGINHPLGKNMIGAFHQPVAVIADLDTLKSLPPRELSAGLAEVIKHGAIADTEFFNWIEAHRQELLNCDSGAMSHAVERSCEIKSAVVAADEKESGIRAILNFGHTFGHAIESGLGYGEWLHGEAVGCGMVMAADLSSRLGYLKTEEVSRIKKLVMAMGLPDCAPKLGNSRFFDLMRIDKKSEGGEIRYITLERIGKAKIEAVDDAIVEQVLTTNQVN